CCATTAAGTGATTGGTAGATGCATTCATAGCCAGATTTCCCAGAATGTGTAGATCGCGCCACGGTGGCTTTCCAAAAATGAAAGCATCTCATCACTTTTGGCGGAGATGCGTCGCAGCACGATTTTTACGGGCTTTCGCTGAGCTCTCCTGAACACTTTTTCCATACTTTTCATCATTGCGGATTTGCCTTTCGTCACAAGGCGCGCACCAGCTTCTCCGGCAGAGTGCATTGGAATGGCAATTGCATTCCTGAATGTCAACTGCGCAAGCCGTGAATGCATTGGCGCAGCTTCATAGGAGAAGCACATGAATCATCATCAACATCCAGTCAAGCGACTGGTTCTTGCCATCGCGACACTAGCTTTGCTGTGCGCGATACCATCCCTGGCACAAGTTATTAAAGGATCTATTTCCGGCACAGTCACGGATCCCCAGGGCGCGGTGGTGTCCGGCGCAACAGTGAAAGCGATCAATGACGCTACCGGCGCCACGCTCACCACTGCCAGCGATAGTTCCGGCTCATTCCACTTCAACCTGATTCCTGTTGGCACTTACAGAGTCGAAATGACCGCAACAGGTTTCAAGACCACCGTTCAGAACAACATTGTGGTAGCTGCGGGACGCGACAGCGGTTTGGGCGCGATTCCCCTGACCGTAGGCGAAGTAACCACAGCCGTGGAAGTCACGGCAGACGCGCCTTTAATTGAGACCACTCAGTCACAGGTGACAAACACTTTTGCCGGAACGCAGTTGAGCACGTTTGCCGGCGTCACCGAGAATCAGGGCCTCGATAACCTGGCTCTCTTCATTCCTGGCGTAGTTGCCGCGCGCGACAATGGATTTTCCAACACCAACGGCGGCACTGGATTTTCCGTGAACGGCTTGCGCGGACGCAACAATGACCAGCAGATCGACGGCCAGAATAATAATGACAACAGCATCGGCGGTCCGGGACTTTTTGTTTCGGACACAGAGTTCGTCCAGCAATACATTCTGGTCACCAGCCAGTTTGGTCCGGAGTACGGGCGCAATGCCGGTTCGGTGGTGAACATCATTACCAAGTCAGGTTCCAACGCCTGGCACGGCAGTATTTATGAGCATGAGAACAATACTGTCCTCAACTCGATGACCAACTTTCAGAAGCGATTCGCGACGGACGCAAACGGTAATCCATTGACTTCGATTCCTCGCGCCAATGACGAGTTTGGCGGGTTCACCATCGGCGGCCCCATCGTTAAGAATAAGCTGTTTTTCTTCGGCGGATTCGACCAGCAACTCATCTCGCAAAATAGCCTCTATACCAGCGCCGGCAATGTGCCGACGCCCAACGGCATAGCCACGCTTTCCGCATGCTTTCCCGGAAGCCAGAGCCTGCAGGCGCTAAAGTCTTTTGGTCCATACGCAATCTCCTCGGGTAATCCCACGCCCTTCGGCACCTTCATGGACAATAGCGATCCATCGTGCCTGGGAGTAGAGCTGGGCGGCGTGGAACGTACTTTGCCCACACATACGCACAACTTTAACTGGGTTACGCGTATGGACTGGCAACTGGGCGGCGACGCCATCACGGCACGCTACCTGTTCAATCGCGGCAACAACTTCAACCTTGATACGGGCGATGCTGCCGCCGGATTCCCTGTGAGCGTACCCGCGCTCAGCCAGGCGATCCTGTTGAGCGATACCCATACTTTCAGTTCGCACATAGTCAATGAACTGCGTGCGGGCTTCAACCGCTTGAATGTTGTTTTTGCCACCAACACCATTGGCACCGTGCCGTCGGACACCAACGTTGATCAGGCCATCACTCGTGCCACCTTCACAGACCAGAGTCTCTTGCCTTTCGGTTTGAACGGCGTGTTTCCTGAAGGGCGCATCGTAAACACCTGGCAAGGGCAGGACAACCTGAACTGGGTCAAGGGCAAGCATACCTTCAAGGCCGGCGTGAACTATACATATCAGCGTTCGCCTAACACGTTCCTGCCTAACCTCAACGGCGCGTTCCGCTTTGCAGACTGGCAGGCATTCGCCGCGAACACGCCCAATCGCGTTCGCATTGCCGCTGGAACTCCGACTTTGGATTTCCGCGAGCATGATACCTTCCTTTATGCCGGCGATGATTGGAAAATCCGCCAGAACCTCACTCTGAACCTCGGCTTGACCTGGACCTATTATGGACAGCCGGCCAATCTGTTCAACGACCTGACGACCCAGCGTGAAAGCAATCCGGCTACCGCGTTCTGGCGTCAGGACATTCCGCTTTCAGAGCGCACCTCTCCCAAGCTCGACGCCCCAACCAAAAGCTTCGGGCCTAGCTTTGGATTTGCGTATACGCCAAGCTGGGGAGGCTTCCTGACCGGGCATGGTAAAACCGTGCTCCGCGGCGGCTACCGGTTGCTGTATGATCCGCCCTTCTACAACATCTATCTCAACATCGCCAACTCCGCTCCGGTGGTTTTCCTGAACACCTTTACCGGTTCGCAGATCACGCCCAGCATGATTCTGCCTGCGCATCCGTTTGGTCCGGACGTAAGGGCTGAGCTCTCTCCGCAGTTGCAGAAGCTGGTCTTCGATCCACGCAGCCTCGGCGCTGGTGAAGTAACCATCTCTAACAACTTTGGTCCGGACAAAGTGAACAGCTGGAATTTTGGTCTGGAGCGTGAAATTACCCGCAACTCCGCCATGGAACTGCGTTACGTGGGCAATCACGCTTATAACCTTTTCCAGACTGTGAACGGCAATCCCATTGTTACCGGCAATTCCACCGCGCCTGCCGGACTCACCGGCTGCACCAGTTCGCAGGTGCTGCTTGGTCCGGGACAGACAACAAACCCCGCGCTGGGCCGTGCCGATTGTTCCAAAGGCCTGGTGCTGGAGCGTAACAACGGCGGGTTCTCCAATTACAGCGGATTGCAAGCCGAGTTCCGCGCCAACAATCTTTTCAAACAGCTCGGCGTGCGTGCTGCTTATACCTACAGCCGTACTCTCGATAACGTAAGCGAAATCTTCAGTTCGGGAGTCGCAGGCAATACGCTCGCCTTTGCCCAGAACCCGTGGGACACAGGCCGCGGCGAGTATTCCTTCTCCGGCCTGGATGTTCCGCATCAATTCTCCATTGCAGCCACGGAACAACTACCCTTCTTCACGGGCCAGCATGGACTTTTCGGCCATGTGCTGGGAGGCTGGTCTGTTTCAGCCAACTACATATGGGCGTCTGGCCAGCGTTACACGCCGCTGCAAACCTTTGCTGAAGCTGCTTTAACCGCTCCCAGCAACAACTATGACTTCACATGGCTGGCAAATAACGTGGGAGTCGATCTGGCCCGTCCATTCGTGGGCAGCCTGAGCGCTCCCGCCAACACCGTGGGAATTTTTGCCGGTGACGCCTGCGGATTCTTTGGCAGCTCTTGCACGCTGCCGGCGAACCAGCTCGTCACTTTCAACCAGGATGTTCAGAGCGGCGTTGATGGAACGCCGATCCAGCAGAACACGGTCCGTTACATCATTAACGCCTCAACCGCGCAGAGCATTTTTGGCACTCCGTTTGGCGCGCGCCGCAACCTCTCACAGGACGCGCCCAGCAACATTGCCAATCTTGCCGTGTTCAAGAACATCAAAATGAACGAACGCGCCAGCCTGGAATTTAACGCCACGTTCCAGAATGTGTTCAATCACCCTAACTTCCAGAGCATCGATCCCAACATTGAAGACGTGGGGCTCACACGGGCCCAGCAGGCCCCATTTGTGGGCTTTGCCGATCCCAGTGTGACCAATGACGTGGTTGGCAATGCCCTGGGCAACCGCATTGTGCGTTTCGGACTTACCTTCAGGTTCTAACCTCCGGGCAAGTTGCTTCTTCACCCGCCGGATTTCCCGTCCGGCGGGTTTTTTATTCGCCACGTTTGCACATGACTGTCTGCTCCACTCGGAGCAGCACTATTGCGCATAGGCTTTTACCTCAAGCTGGGTTAAGCTGTGCCTGAACCATGCCCATCAGTCTTCCTAAGCCACGCAGTTCGTCCGCACTGGCGGAGCTGGATGCTCTACGCGAAGAATTCCGCGCAACCATTGCCACGGCCAAAAGGCCGGCGGCTTTTTCGTCCCGCGTGGGTGTGGTCCTTTCCGGCGGCGGCGCGCGCGGCGCTTATGAAGCCGGCGTGCTCATGGCTTTTCAGGACGCGCAGGTTCCCACTCACATCATCGCTGCCACATCCGTTGGCAGCATCAACGCCGCATCTTACGCCGCCCATGCCGAAGGTTTTGTCGGAAAGGCAGAGCATCTGATCGATGCCTGGCTTGAGCTTACGCCCGCCACGCTCGGCATTGACTGGTCGCGTTACATCTTTCTTCTCGCCGGACTGATCGCGGCCTCGGCCGGCGTTGGCAACTTTCTCTGGCTATGGATGCAGGACCGCGGCATCTTCCTGCAGACATCTCATCCGATGTTCACCTGGTTCGCGCTGGCCATCGCCGGCATTTCCATTTTGCTTTTTGCCGACAAGCTTTCTTACATCGGTTACGTCGGCGTTAAATACGTCCGCAAGCATGATTGGGAACCGGACTGGCGCAAGACCTGGGTTTCCATCGGCGCCAACGTGCTGGTGTGGGGCTTTATCGTGCTGTTTGTGGCCTTCACCTATATCCACCTGCCGCTCAATGACAACGGCTCTTTCCGCATCACGCCCCGTGTGCCCATGTTCTTTGCCATCCTGATTGCGCTGGGGCTGTATCGTTTATTGCAAGACCCGCTCAGCAAACTCAGTCACCGCTTTCTGCGCATGCCATTGCGCACAGGCTTGTTCAACAATTTCGATCGCATTAAGTTTCTGCGCGCGCGCATTCCAGATGACAAGCTGCGCAACTCCGCCATCCGCGTGATCATGACCGCCACCGATATCCAGCGCGGTCTTGCCCGCTTCTTCTCCAATGCCACGGTTGAAGCCCTGGCCAACGATCCCGGCGTCCATGAAGAATTTGTTCGCCGTGAAGTTGAGAGCCCGCAGGACCTGGTGCTGGCCGCGGTAGCCTCTTCCGCTTACACATTTGCCTATGAGGCCGTTACCATGGATGGCCGCTTGTGGACCGATGGTGGCATCATGACCAACCAGCCGGTGCTGCCCGCGCTGCGCCTGGGCGCCGATGTGCTCTTCCTCGTCCTGATCGCGCCGCTCGAAAACGCAGGCGCGGACCAGACGGATGCCATCAAGACGTTTCTCGATGTCGGCGTGCATGCCGTGGACATCCTTATCTCCAAGAACTTCAAGTCGGATATTGCCATGCTCAGCAGCTTCAACCGCCTGTGCACGGTGTATGCCGCTGAGTTGGGCGTTAAGCCGGAGCAAGTGGAACTGGAAATCGGCAGCCAGTTTTATCGCTTTGTGAAGTTCTTCAACATTGCGCCGCCCAAGCCGCTGGCGGCGGACGCGCTGGACTTCGACAGTGAAATCATCAGCCCCATCATCGTCCAGGGATACCGCGACGCCCGCGCCGTGATACAGGAATATCTGGAGTACGAATGTTCCCGCCCCGCGCGCGACTCACGCCGCATCGTCCGGCTGGCCGTGGAGCGCCCGGAAGGGAATTTCCGCGTCACCGGACGCTGAAGTTCATTCGATCTGTTCCTGAATCTTAAAACCTCAAAAACCTTACCGCTGATTAACGCGGATGACACTGATCTTAACTGCGCTTCTTTCGATGACGGCGATGTCGGCGATTCCGCGCGATGTCGGCGATTTCCTGATCCGTGGTGAGATTTTGGTTCTTCGACTGCGTTGCTGCCAGGCGTGAGCATGAAAGCTCAAGCTAATTCAGATCAGTGTTATCTGCGTTAATCCGTGGTGAGATTTTGATTTTGGCTGCAGATCGGTGTTTATCCGTGTAAATCCGTGGTAAGGTTTTTTCTTCCGATGGCGGCGATTCCTACGAGGGTTCAGTCTTCCAGAAATATCCCGCGCGGAAAGGCGGGTTTCTGCCTTCAGTAAAGAGCCGTATGGAGGACACCGAAACCTGCATGCCGGTCATGTCAATGCCGCTCAGTTCCACGCGGTCCCAGGCCTCAACCACGATGCCCTTTTCCATTACGCGGTCCAGCAGGTCGCTCTCGCTGGCAAAATCGGAGCTCAAAAGCATTTCGCGCACATCTCCCCATCGACTTTCTTCAGTATGTCTCGGTGAAGCGGCGCAAAACTTTTGGCAGCCCGTCTGCCAGGGAAACAGCAGTTGCAATAACTATACGCTAAAGAAACGCGAGTAGCGGGAAAATCGTAGGACGACACGTTTGGGTAAATCGCGCTTCAAGCAATTGACAGACATCTCTCCGGGTTGGCTAGGCTGCCGATGCGAGCACGCATGAAACAACCAGCGTTGCATAGGCAGTGACATGAAAGTTGTGAGCGGTGACCCTGACCCCAAGCATGTCAGCACGTCATACGTTGAAAGACAGAAGCTCAGCATGAGAATGGGGATGCGGCGCTTCACTCGCCTGACAAATGGATTCAGCAAAAAAGCTGAATCACTGCCATGCGATTGCGCTCTATTTCATGTACTGCAATTTCGCCAGAGTTTGCGCGTGACTCCCGCGATGGAAGCTGGGCGTGGCAGATCGCGTGATGACGATTGAAGAAATTTGCGCTGTGGTTACACCCAAAAAGGCCGCTATTT
This region of Terriglobia bacterium genomic DNA includes:
- a CDS encoding TonB-dependent receptor → MNHHQHPVKRLVLAIATLALLCAIPSLAQVIKGSISGTVTDPQGAVVSGATVKAINDATGATLTTASDSSGSFHFNLIPVGTYRVEMTATGFKTTVQNNIVVAAGRDSGLGAIPLTVGEVTTAVEVTADAPLIETTQSQVTNTFAGTQLSTFAGVTENQGLDNLALFIPGVVAARDNGFSNTNGGTGFSVNGLRGRNNDQQIDGQNNNDNSIGGPGLFVSDTEFVQQYILVTSQFGPEYGRNAGSVVNIITKSGSNAWHGSIYEHENNTVLNSMTNFQKRFATDANGNPLTSIPRANDEFGGFTIGGPIVKNKLFFFGGFDQQLISQNSLYTSAGNVPTPNGIATLSACFPGSQSLQALKSFGPYAISSGNPTPFGTFMDNSDPSCLGVELGGVERTLPTHTHNFNWVTRMDWQLGGDAITARYLFNRGNNFNLDTGDAAAGFPVSVPALSQAILLSDTHTFSSHIVNELRAGFNRLNVVFATNTIGTVPSDTNVDQAITRATFTDQSLLPFGLNGVFPEGRIVNTWQGQDNLNWVKGKHTFKAGVNYTYQRSPNTFLPNLNGAFRFADWQAFAANTPNRVRIAAGTPTLDFREHDTFLYAGDDWKIRQNLTLNLGLTWTYYGQPANLFNDLTTQRESNPATAFWRQDIPLSERTSPKLDAPTKSFGPSFGFAYTPSWGGFLTGHGKTVLRGGYRLLYDPPFYNIYLNIANSAPVVFLNTFTGSQITPSMILPAHPFGPDVRAELSPQLQKLVFDPRSLGAGEVTISNNFGPDKVNSWNFGLEREITRNSAMELRYVGNHAYNLFQTVNGNPIVTGNSTAPAGLTGCTSSQVLLGPGQTTNPALGRADCSKGLVLERNNGGFSNYSGLQAEFRANNLFKQLGVRAAYTYSRTLDNVSEIFSSGVAGNTLAFAQNPWDTGRGEYSFSGLDVPHQFSIAATEQLPFFTGQHGLFGHVLGGWSVSANYIWASGQRYTPLQTFAEAALTAPSNNYDFTWLANNVGVDLARPFVGSLSAPANTVGIFAGDACGFFGSSCTLPANQLVTFNQDVQSGVDGTPIQQNTVRYIINASTAQSIFGTPFGARRNLSQDAPSNIANLAVFKNIKMNERASLEFNATFQNVFNHPNFQSIDPNIEDVGLTRAQQAPFVGFADPSVTNDVVGNALGNRIVRFGLTFRF
- a CDS encoding patatin-like phospholipase family protein; translated protein: MPISLPKPRSSSALAELDALREEFRATIATAKRPAAFSSRVGVVLSGGGARGAYEAGVLMAFQDAQVPTHIIAATSVGSINAASYAAHAEGFVGKAEHLIDAWLELTPATLGIDWSRYIFLLAGLIAASAGVGNFLWLWMQDRGIFLQTSHPMFTWFALAIAGISILLFADKLSYIGYVGVKYVRKHDWEPDWRKTWVSIGANVLVWGFIVLFVAFTYIHLPLNDNGSFRITPRVPMFFAILIALGLYRLLQDPLSKLSHRFLRMPLRTGLFNNFDRIKFLRARIPDDKLRNSAIRVIMTATDIQRGLARFFSNATVEALANDPGVHEEFVRREVESPQDLVLAAVASSAYTFAYEAVTMDGRLWTDGGIMTNQPVLPALRLGADVLFLVLIAPLENAGADQTDAIKTFLDVGVHAVDILISKNFKSDIAMLSSFNRLCTVYAAELGVKPEQVELEIGSQFYRFVKFFNIAPPKPLAADALDFDSEIISPIIVQGYRDARAVIQEYLEYECSRPARDSRRIVRLAVERPEGNFRVTGR
- a CDS encoding gas vesicle protein, with product MLLSSDFASESDLLDRVMEKGIVVEAWDRVELSGIDMTGMQVSVSSIRLFTEGRNPPFRAGYFWKTEPS